The nucleotide sequence CAATTATAACAGTAATTATCACAACCCATGTAGAACCTTTTATCTCTTCTTTTGTCGGGAAGACTACCTTTTTTAATTCGATCTTTACTTCCCTTAAGAATTCCTTAACCCTGTTTAGCATCGTATCTTAAATACCGTTTCGCGTTTTTTACTTATAACTCATCACTTATAACTCATATGTGGCAGGCCAGGAGGGATTCGAACCCCCAACACCCGGATTTGGAGTCCGGCGCTCTAGCCGTTAGAGCTACTGGCCTATGCTTTTGTCTCCTTATGCGTAGTATGTCTCCTGCAATGCCGACAGTATTTCTTTATCTCAAGTTTATCTGGAGTATTTTTTTTGTTCTTAGTTGTAGAATAATTCTGTCTTTTACACGATGTACATGTCAATAATATTATGTCCCT is from Nitrospirota bacterium and encodes:
- the rpmG gene encoding 50S ribosomal protein L33, yielding MRDIILLTCTSCKRQNYSTTKNKKNTPDKLEIKKYCRHCRRHTTHKETKA
- the secE gene encoding preprotein translocase subunit SecE; protein product: MLNRVKEFLREVKIELKKVVFPTKEEIKGSTWVVIITVIIVAIFLGIIDLGLSKLVGLAFK